In the genome of Carnobacterium pleistocenium FTR1, one region contains:
- a CDS encoding TetR/AcrR family transcriptional regulator produces the protein MEEFLMKVDPEKKERIINSAMKEFSINTFQKASTNTIVEDAGISKGLLFHYFGNKEKLYNYLEYYAFKVIMESIVDEMDWEQKDIFLRLKEIAMIKFKVFQKYPYLADFSLIVVKDKTADEIMHINPDFKPDLYSDIYTTNIDYSLFKEELDVKKAIDIVRWTLEKYGEEFRLKIKNGQMEFDYLFIEKEFLSYIDILKSGFYKSN, from the coding sequence ATGGAAGAATTCTTAATGAAGGTAGATCCAGAAAAAAAGGAACGCATCATTAACAGTGCGATGAAAGAATTTAGTATTAATACTTTTCAAAAAGCTTCAACGAATACCATAGTAGAAGATGCAGGTATATCTAAAGGACTATTGTTTCATTATTTTGGCAATAAAGAAAAATTGTATAATTATTTAGAATATTATGCGTTCAAAGTCATTATGGAAAGCATCGTTGATGAAATGGATTGGGAACAAAAAGATATATTCTTACGATTAAAGGAAATCGCCATGATCAAGTTTAAAGTATTTCAAAAGTATCCCTATTTAGCGGACTTTTCTCTTATAGTAGTCAAAGATAAAACGGCTGACGAGATCATGCATATAAACCCTGATTTTAAACCAGACCTTTATAGTGACATTTATACTACTAATATTGACTATTCTCTTTTCAAGGAAGAGCTAGATGTGAAAAAAGCAATCGATATCGTCAGATGGACGTTAGAAAAATATGGCGAGGAATTTAGACTTAAAATAAAAAATGGCCAGATGGAATTTGATTATCTGTTTATTGAAAAAGAGTTTTTAAGTTATATAGATATACTTAAGTCCGGTTTTTACAAATCAAACTAA
- a CDS encoding ATP-binding cassette domain-containing protein, giving the protein MISVKNLSYSYNNDDKYQVKDVSFEVERGEVFGFLGPSGAGKSTTQNILTGLLELQKGEVSVAGYDVKEPSKERFNKIGMSFEQSNVYSKLTAKENLAFYGKLFDGPTIDPMTLLKLVGLEGKENIKANEI; this is encoded by the coding sequence ATGATCAGTGTTAAGAATTTATCTTACTCTTATAATAATGACGACAAATATCAAGTGAAGGATGTCAGTTTTGAAGTTGAAAGAGGCGAGGTGTTTGGTTTTTTAGGTCCTTCAGGTGCAGGTAAATCAACGACACAAAATATTCTTACGGGACTTTTGGAGCTGCAAAAAGGTGAAGTGTCTGTTGCGGGCTATGACGTAAAAGAACCTTCAAAAGAGCGGTTTAATAAAATAGGCATGAGTTTTGAACAATCAAATGTGTACAGTAAATTAACAGCTAAAGAGAATTTAGCGTTTTATGGAAAGTTGTTTGATGGTCCCACAATTGATCCAATGACGCTTTTAAAGCTTGTGGGGTTAGAAGGAAAAGAAAATATTAAGGCGAACGAAATCTAA